Proteins from a single region of Desulfolutivibrio sulfoxidireducens:
- the thiD gene encoding bifunctional hydroxymethylpyrimidine kinase/phosphomethylpyrimidine kinase encodes MNRATLSPPPPCVLTVAGSDSGGGAGIQADLKTFMMQGCYGLSAITALTAQNTAAVTGIHAPPPEFAAAQLDAVLADFPIRAAKTGMLFSAPIVCAVAEKLSGAAFPLVVDPVCVSQSGARLLEPEAVAAVRERLLPLAALVTPNLPEARELTGVEVGDPDTARQAARRILDMGSGAVLLKGGHGAASGDMVTDLLFFRDGRQVEIVRPRVATKNTHGTGCTLSAAIAANLALGHDLETAVGRARDYLHLCLRAAYDLGAGSGPPHHLAPYLRVRARLLVLDEMRRAARRMLRMDGLAALVPEVSMNLALAAPWPQAIGDVAAFAGRITRSRDGFIYIPAGPAFGASSHMAKVVLAAASVVPGVACAVNARYSERTLAALSRAGLTAAWFNRKDEPRDIKDREGSTLEWGTRKALLEHPDPASVDAVCDPGETGKEPMLRILGRDTDDVLSKIELILAAL; translated from the coding sequence ATGAACCGTGCCACGCTTTCCCCACCCCCCCCGTGCGTCCTGACCGTGGCCGGCTCCGATTCCGGCGGCGGGGCGGGCATCCAGGCCGATCTCAAGACCTTCATGATGCAGGGCTGTTACGGGCTCTCGGCGATCACCGCCCTGACCGCCCAGAACACCGCCGCCGTCACCGGCATACACGCCCCGCCCCCGGAGTTCGCGGCCGCGCAGCTTGACGCCGTGCTCGCGGATTTCCCCATCCGGGCGGCCAAGACCGGCATGCTTTTCTCCGCGCCCATCGTGTGCGCCGTGGCCGAAAAGCTTTCAGGCGCGGCCTTCCCCCTGGTGGTCGATCCCGTGTGCGTGAGCCAGTCCGGGGCCCGCCTGCTCGAACCGGAGGCCGTGGCCGCCGTGCGGGAACGCCTCCTGCCCCTGGCGGCCCTGGTCACCCCGAATCTGCCCGAGGCCCGGGAGCTCACCGGCGTCGAGGTCGGCGATCCGGACACGGCCCGCCAGGCCGCCCGGCGCATCCTGGACATGGGGTCCGGGGCGGTGCTGCTCAAGGGCGGTCACGGCGCGGCCAGCGGGGACATGGTGACGGACCTGCTTTTTTTCCGGGACGGCCGTCAGGTGGAAATCGTCCGGCCCCGGGTAGCCACGAAAAACACCCACGGCACGGGCTGCACCCTGTCCGCAGCCATAGCCGCCAACCTGGCCCTGGGGCACGACCTGGAGACAGCCGTGGGCCGCGCCCGGGACTATCTGCACCTGTGCCTGCGGGCGGCCTACGACCTTGGGGCCGGCAGCGGGCCGCCGCACCATCTAGCCCCGTATCTGCGCGTGCGGGCCAGGCTCCTGGTCCTGGACGAGATGCGCCGGGCCGCCCGCCGGATGCTGCGCATGGACGGCCTGGCCGCGCTTGTCCCGGAGGTGTCCATGAATCTGGCCCTGGCCGCGCCCTGGCCCCAGGCCATCGGGGATGTGGCCGCGTTCGCCGGGCGCATCACCCGAAGCCGCGACGGTTTCATCTACATCCCTGCCGGGCCGGCCTTCGGGGCCTCCTCGCACATGGCCAAGGTGGTGCTGGCGGCGGCCTCGGTGGTCCCCGGGGTGGCCTGCGCGGTCAACGCGCGTTACTCCGAGCGCACCCTGGCGGCCCTGTCCCGGGCCGGGCTTACGGCGGCCTGGTTCAACCGCAAGGACGAGCCCCGGGACATCAAGGACCGCGAGGGAAGTACCCTGGAGTGGGGCACGCGCAAGGCCCTTTTGGAGCATCCCGATCCGGCCTCGGTGGATGCCGTGTGCGACCC
- a CDS encoding lysylphosphatidylglycerol synthase transmembrane domain-containing protein encodes MLVKKSVGFALRFGLVAACLAYAFWGVDFGQLWHALSGYGVWAIFCTVAFSFLGYAAMALRFNYLTGHSAGFWLCVRAFFLGMAVNNIIPAKLGELAKAFYLRQAGGFSLSKGVTMVFWERFFDLNALLAMGLVVAAHFKVNLAFVPLAACVGGIWAALFVVRTFPSLVEKIIDLMPSARLSAFLADIKLQILHGVTPGFLAVLGLYTALCWALYAAISFLVLLWVASLPLTMGQAAAVFVLSALGMAMPSSPGAFGVFEAAVVFSLGLFGIDKEQALAAGVVLHMLQYIPVTLVGVLILARSGLSIKRIRESDEGLEEETES; translated from the coding sequence ATGCTCGTGAAAAAATCCGTCGGTTTCGCCCTGCGCTTCGGGCTGGTGGCGGCGTGTCTGGCCTACGCCTTCTGGGGCGTGGATTTCGGCCAGTTGTGGCATGCCCTGTCCGGCTACGGCGTATGGGCGATATTTTGCACCGTGGCCTTCTCCTTTCTGGGATACGCGGCCATGGCCCTGCGCTTCAACTACCTCACCGGCCATTCCGCCGGGTTTTGGCTGTGCGTCAGGGCGTTTTTTCTGGGCATGGCCGTGAACAACATCATTCCGGCCAAGCTCGGGGAACTGGCCAAGGCCTTTTATCTGCGCCAGGCCGGGGGCTTCTCCCTGTCCAAGGGCGTGACCATGGTCTTTTGGGAGCGATTTTTCGACTTAAACGCCCTGTTGGCCATGGGGTTGGTGGTGGCCGCCCATTTCAAGGTCAACCTGGCCTTCGTGCCCCTGGCCGCCTGTGTCGGCGGCATCTGGGCGGCCCTTTTCGTGGTTCGGACCTTCCCCTCCCTGGTGGAAAAAATCATCGACCTCATGCCCTCGGCCCGGCTGTCCGCCTTTCTGGCCGACATCAAGCTGCAGATCCTGCACGGGGTCACGCCCGGGTTCCTGGCTGTCCTGGGGCTGTACACGGCCCTGTGCTGGGCGCTGTACGCGGCGATCAGCTTTCTGGTGCTTCTGTGGGTGGCCTCTCTGCCCCTGACCATGGGCCAGGCCGCGGCCGTGTTCGTGCTGTCGGCCCTGGGCATGGCCATGCCGTCCTCGCCCGGGGCCTTCGGGGTCTTCGAGGCGGCCGTGGTCTTTTCCCTGGGCCTTTTCGGCATCGACAAGGAACAGGCCCTGGCCGCCGGCGTGGTGCTGCACATGCTGCAATACATCCCGGTGACCCTTGTCGGCGTGCTCATTCTGGCCAGAAGCGGCCTGAGCATCAAACGCATTCGCGAAAGCGACGAAGGCCTTGAGGAGGAAACCGAATCATGA